A stretch of DNA from Ctenopharyngodon idella isolate HZGC_01 chromosome 6, HZGC01, whole genome shotgun sequence:
CTTCCGGGAGAGGTTCATGCattgttataatttaaaataccaACTGGTGAGTGACACTGTTtcatatacagtgccctccataagtattgggacagtaaagacaaaattgctctgttagctgtggtgtcaagacatttataaatatgattaaaagattaatacaTCACCGGACTCTTGGTTTCacactttgaaatgcttttccagGCTTTTAATACAGCCATTTTCAACAGTTGCTTGTTTTGAGGAGTTTCTGCCTTTAGTCTCCTCTTCAGCTAGTGAAATGCTTGTTCAATAGGATTTAAATCTGGAGACTGACTTGGAATGTCCAGTTTGGAATGTCCTGAAAAAGATAGATACCACTGGCAAGCTTCAGCAACCAATAACGACAAGGTCAGCTGAGAAAATCAACAGCAGTTGATGATAGACAAATGACAAGGGCTAtgaaaaaaactctaaaataaCGGTCAGTAAAATCACCAGTAATTTCCAGAAAGCTGGGGTGATGGTCTCACAATCTGCTGTTCGCAGGAGACTTCACCAACAGAATTACAGAGGATACACAGCAAGATCAAACATCTGATCAGTACCAATTACCAAAAATAGGAAAGCCAATTAGAATTAGGAAAAACACAGAAATGAGCCAGTAGAGTTTTAGAACAGAGTTTTATGGACAGATGAGACAAATATTAATCTTTATCAAAGTGAGAAAGCAAaagtgtggggaaaaaaaactaactGCAAATGATCCAAGGCATACAACCTCATCTGGAAAGCATGGTGGAGGAAGTGTCATGTCATGGACATGCATGTCTGCCTTTGGAACAGGCTCACTCATCTTTATTGATGACTTATTCAATGATGGCAGCAGAAAAATGAATTCAGAAGTGTACAAAAGCATCTTGCCTCCCAGTGTTCAAGAAAATGCTACCAGACTCACTGGGAAGTGCTTCGTATggcaacaggacaatgacccaAAACACTAGTACTGCAAACTCAATCAAGGAGATCATCATGGTAAAGAAATTTTGGGTCTTAGATTGGCCAAGTCTCCAGATTTAAATCCTATTGAACAAGCATTTCACCAGCTGAAGAGGAGACTAAAAGCAGAAACTCCCCAAAACAAGCAACCGTTGAAAATGGCTGTATTAAAGGCctggaaaagcatttcaaagtgtGAAACCAAGAGTCTGGTGATGTCTATGGGTCACAGACTTGCTCCTGTGATTGCTTGCAAAGGATTTACAACtaaatattagcttttacacttttacatttgctttaagTTAAACTGTCCCTATACTTATGCTTACATTAGGCAGAGGGATGAAACGCTATACTctaaaatgtgacattctgtactGCCTCATATTAaccttttaatcatatttatagatgtcttgacaccacagctaacagagcaattttgtctttactgtcccaaTACTTACGGAGGGCACTGTAGTTGCCAACATCAATTTTTGCTTGCGCTTGGCGAGTGTTACTTTTAGGCCCTGCATGTACGTAGTATGAACAGAGTACCACTAAGTTATTAATGTTTGACCACTAGAAAGCAGCAAACAGAGTGACAGAAACCTCTGTACCATCTGAAAATTTGATGTAAGATTAAACCCCCGAACTGACCTTCATCACCACGGGCTTCTCAAACTTATGAATGGAGTGAGACTTCCTCTGAATGAACTTCTTAAACTCTGAAGGAGGGAGGGAATTACATTCATTTGAgctgaaaatgaacatttaaacacaaaaaGGCCTGCAAAACACCAATTTAAAAATCTTCCATGAGTGCTGAAGGACGTTGTACCATTATGAACCATCTGGAAATTGAAGGGTTCTCCATCATAAGTGTCATTCAGATGTTTCATGGCAATAATCAAGCACAGCTCTAGAATAGACAGACCTGGAAAAACGGTAATTGAGAAAGTTAGAGATGAGTGTTACTGCAGCTCTTTTAGAGGTGAGGTGAATTATGTAAAAATCACAATCTTGAAACTGCAGTAAAAATCTATTTCTCACCATGAAGAACGTTTGCTTTGGAATCAGCTGAACTCAAGCGACTGGCCTCCAGCAGATCAGCCTCACGTAGAGTCGAATGAGAGACCGACACTCGACTTACAGCCAGAAACTACAACATACAAACACACGTTTACACACAAGCACAGGTGAACAATTCAAGATCTCTAACTGTGGACTGAATTAGagataaattcatttaaatataccaGCAGCAAATGCAGAGAGCGGAAATCTTTACTGGAGTTAAAGTTTCTCTTCAAAACCTCCTCAACCGACTTATCTTCACATAATTTCTACAGGAAAACAGAGAACATGAGGTAAGAAAAACTGACAGTAtgtattagggctgggtaaaatgTCAATTTCtttgattcttaaatcccaagaatcaatCTTTTAttctgtgctgttttcagttgatgtgaACAAATCATTATTGTAGCACCTGCCAtccaataataacaataagccttgttaattttgttatgaaacaaagtctcagctttcatattgttttattttattataaatttcaAACTATAAATTAACCGATCATCTTTTCTTCTacactactagttacagcaccaaataaacatgaatgaacatcagaaggaaatTTGCCCAGCCCTAGAATGTATGCCTTTTTTCaatgaacacaacaaaagatgcTTGTTGAATCCGTACCATGACGCTGTGGTTCCACTCATTGGAGAATTTGGGATCTGGGAAGTCCTCTGGCAAACTGAGCTGAGCGCGAACCACATCCACATACTGACTGAACGTGAGCGAGCTGAACAGATGAATCTGCCTGTGAGAGAATCGAGACTTCACTCGCTTCTCCAGCAGCTCCAGCACATCCTGTaatgcacacaaatacacaactATAAATGACAGGAGAATGATCAGCTGTGGTTTCATTATATCACCTGATGTGTCAATGTTCAGAATAATGAGGGCTACAACAACCAatcaataaaaatcaataataaaaatagtgtaACAATAGTGTACAATAAATTTCATAGGGTCTTTGTCCTGTGCATGGAGAACCAATTTCtattgaaaaagcaaatgccACGTTATTTCTTTcaattttttctttcattttatcgGGCTAAAGTAAACTTTAAACCATGTTTTAcaaatgttttctgttaaaCTTTTTTCCTTTTACCTTATATTGTCCACATTATATtggaatgtttagatatttgcactgaaaaacaaaaaattactaaggaagaaaattattttttacagtgtacatcaTTATTTCAAAGGGGAGCACTGGGCAAGAGTTGgaatgttaaattaaataagagcattaaaaatttaattaaaataatgatgacattacagtaaaatagtTGACAGATGAAATTATAGTAAGTAGGTCTTTGACTGCAGCCCTCATGTCTGTAGATGTTATTAGAGCAGACGCACCAGTCTGCAGGTGAGTCCCACCACAGCGACAGGCGTCTGCGCAGACTGAGACACATCCAGCAGGTTATAGAGCAGCGTCTGGTTCTTGTGATGAGCGAACAGATCAAACTCATCCAACACGAACAGCACAGGGCGACTGCTGCTCTTGTCACCTGACACCACAACAGACAGAATCAGATGACATCACAGCATTGttgttatcgttaactaaaaataaaacttttttttttttgaacaatttGTTTATTGAGATGTAACAAATTATGGCAGTGTATTACAACAATattatactaaaaataaaactgttaaaaacatttttgttacttaacaatgtaaactgaaataaaatattaatattggatgaaaaatgtaaactaaatggaaaagtaaaaatgttgctttggcacctaactgaaataaaataggcttaagttgaagtactaaaattactgaaaacaaaactgaaataaaaataatttaaaatttgaaatattaaaaataataataaaaataaaaatgacaaaaaataacaaaattactaaaactaaaattaaaatataaaaataataacattcaAAATACGAATAAATATTagaacagtatataaataatattaaaataacactgtgatTAGGGTTGGGTATTTGAATTTTAGAGATTTCAATTCTGCCTTTCAATTTCAATTCTTTTCTTATCAATTTTCACTTTAGATTCCAATTAGATAAAAATAATTGAGTCAAACATTtagatataaacatttattgtgtctttttgcaaaacattctgTTGCGGACAGAACTACAaacccatgaagcattgcgaacagcataatcgaattaaaaatggagaaaaactactcattatataaataaaacaatatattttaagtttatttcaaaatatgaatatatattcaaatatttaagtattttaaaagcACAAGGAGATCGACTTGAATACATCATTCAcggtgcttcatgggagtgggcagAGATAAGCTCTTTTGGcacattttgcttgttttgacTCTCtaattggtggaattttctgtacagcattatgggtaatgtagttttcccccacaaattccactgttaaacatgattattttaaaaccaagttaaaataatgcaggctgatggcttcaacagaagaaaataCCCTCGATTAAccttgtagctcacagtagggctGACTtcaaaggtttataagttatcgttaaaaataaatgtatctatGGAGTATCCGTGCATTATTAAGAAGCAGCTTTCCGTGCCGAACTCTGTTCTCTTTTGtgtcttcttgtgcttgaatggtttaaaatcacattaaaatgggCACATAGGAATCAATAAACGGaatctgaattttaattttataacaagtaTCCGATTCCAGAACTAAAATTGATTTTAACAGTGATGAAGTCTCACCTCTCTTGAGCGCTTCCAAAAGAAAAGCCAGATTCTCTGCAAAACTCCCCTAATACACAAGAAAACCTCTCAGTACAAAAACTGCACTatttcagtaaatgatgacagaatgtttatttttaggtAAATTATTCCAGCatcacactcacaaacactttGTCTCCTACGACGTTCTCCAGGTGCAGCTGGCGAGTGATTTCTTTCAGAGCAATTTTGTCGTCTGTCTGCAGAAGACCTGTGCTCAGAAAACCATCGCTGTCACCATAACAACAACTCTGAGATGCAATGCAGCTGTAGCATCTCATGTCACGGTTTAATACAGGGTACAAACGGCACTAAAATGATGTGCATAAACTCACCGTTCAGCTCCACCAGAAGGACATTCTTCTGCACTTCCTTCAGACTCATGAGCTCTCTGAGGACACAACCCAGCAGctgcacaacacacacacacacaaagtacagaatttttttattattataaaaaaatcattacataACAAGTGAGGAACTGTACTAAACTTTCGCATAGCACTGCAAAATGTCATGCTCATTCTCTGTATTTTTAATgctttccagtacaaatatcctaagtcaagatacatttacctgacaaggatttttttttttaaatcagccaATGGAGTCAAAAATTTTCtggttttaagcataaactcttaattttgatgcatttaaaaacatcTCATTTTGCATCTCCATTAAATGTATCGTGATTTAAGAATGATTGGATAATTTGTACAGgaagacaaaaataattaagaatAACATCACTATCTGCAGTGCAGACACATGAGTGACTGAGTTCATTTATATTAACTTTGGTTAATTAAGTAATAATCAATAAGTCTGAAATGTGATTTCCCATTAAAGCATTTGTGGTGGGGTGGCGGCTGAATGTCTCACATCTGGACTGATTTAAAAGGGCAGTTCTCCCAAAATCCACACTTGTTTaaatttgatattttgataAGTAAGCACatgggtattttttttttataatatagtaagtatttttttaagCTTTGTGTAAGGATGACACTGAAATATTTTTAGtcttattataattattatataataagatatgaaatattactatattacataattataatattatttcaataGTAATTATTTTGTCCTCAATGAAGCTTGACACATGAATGTTGCTATATTGAAAAGAGCTACATGatgtttctataaaaaaaaaaaaaaaaaaaaaaaaatctgcttttgtgttttatgtaaaaatgtttgaaaatacaagagggtgagtaaataatgacataattttcattatttttttttatctattacTCTAAaacaggggttcccaaacacattcctggagccaccccaacactgcatgttttccatgtctccttaatcaaacacacctgattcagatcatcagctcattagtcgagacttcaaggctgcgttccactccagttttagacacgcactcgcaaacttccctaagcacttcccctcgggggaatccctgccgccattttgaagtgcgttccactttgtgaagtggacgagggaagtttatatgaacagaccctcgctccctcgattttgaccgagggctccatataccacaatgcaacatgattgtgatgtcactgcatatcgcgtttaatttaccccaccactaactctatgatatattaattattttttttaaatatctaa
This window harbors:
- the orc4 gene encoding origin recognition complex subunit 4; the encoded protein is MSKRRSATLTEAQCVSLAQKLLRERLCHQKLPDQPAGLDSQHKHLLELLRRTAVHGEGNSVLIVGPRGSGKTMLLGCVLRELMSLKEVQKNVLLVELNGLLQTDDKIALKEITRQLHLENVVGDKVFGSFAENLAFLLEALKRGDKSSSRPVLFVLDEFDLFAHHKNQTLLYNLLDVSQSAQTPVAVVGLTCRLDVLELLEKRVKSRFSHRQIHLFSSLTFSQYVDVVRAQLSLPEDFPDPKFSNEWNHSVMKLCEDKSVEEVLKRNFNSSKDFRSLHLLLFLAVSRVSVSHSTLREADLLEASRLSSADSKANVLHGLSILELCLIIAMKHLNDTYDGEPFNFQMVHNEFKKFIQRKSHSIHKFEKPVVMKAFEHLLQLELVRPVDAGVCKVQREYQLMRLMLEHGQVMEALQRYPQCPTDVKQWALSAFG